In the Nomascus leucogenys isolate Asia chromosome 5, Asia_NLE_v1, whole genome shotgun sequence genome, one interval contains:
- the CHRM3 gene encoding muscarinic acetylcholine receptor M3 has product MSLHNNSTTSPLFPNISSSWIHSPSDAGLPPGTITHFGSYNVSRGAGNFSSPNGTTDDPLGGHTVWQVVFIAFLTGILALVTIIGNILVIVSFKVNKQLKTVNNYFLLSLACADLIIGVISMNLFTTYIIMNRWALGNLACDLWLAIDYVASNASVMNLLVISFDRYFSITRPLTYRAKRTTKRAGVMIGLAWVISFVLWAPAILFWQYFVGKRTVPPGECFIQFLSEPTITFGTAIAAFYMPVTIMTILYWRIYKETEKRTKELAGLQASGTEAETENFVHPTGSSRSCSSYELQQQSMKRSNRRKYGRCHFWFTTKSWKPSSEQMDQDHSSSDSWNNNDAAASLENSASSDEEDIGSETRAIYSIVLKLPGHSTILNSTKLPSSDNLQVPEEELGMVDLERKGSKLQAQKSVDDGGSFPKSFSKLPIQLESAVDTAKTSDVNSSVGKTTATLPLSFKEATLAKRFALKTRSQITKRKRMSLVKEKKAAQTLSAILLAFIITWTPYNIMVLVNTFCDSCIPKTFWNLGYWLCYINSTVNPVCYALCNKTFRTTFKMLLLCQCDKKKRRKQQYQQRQSVIFHKRAPEQAL; this is encoded by the coding sequence ATGTCCTTGCACAATAACAGTACAACCTCGCCTTTGTTTCcaaacatcagctcttcctggaTACACAGCCCCTCCGATGCAGGGCTGCCCCCGGGAACCATCACTCATTTCGGCAGCTACAATGTTTCTCGAGGAGCTGGGAATTTCTCCTCTCCAAACGGTACCACCGATGACCCTCTGGGAGGTCACACCGTCTGGCAAGTGGTCTTCATCGCTTTCTTAACGGGCATCCTGGCCTTGGTGACCATCATCGGCAACATCCTGGTAATTGTGTCATTTAAGGTCAACAAGCAGCTGAAGACGGTCAACAACTACTTCCTCTTAAGCCTGGCCTGTGCCGATCTGATTATCGGGGTCATTTCAATGAATCTGTTTACGACCTACATCATCATGAATCGATGGGCCTTAGGGAACTTGGCCTGTGACCTCTGGCTTGCCATTGACTACGTAGCCAGCAATGCCTCTGTTATGAATCTTCTGGTCATCAGCTTTGACAGATACTTTTCCATCACGAGGCCGCTCACGTACCGAGCCAAACGAACAACAAAGAGAGCTGGTGTGATGATCGGTCTGGCTTGGGTCATCTCCTTTGTCCTTTGGGCTCCTGCCATCTTGTTCTGGCAATACTTTGTTGGAAAGAGAACCGTCCCTCCGGGAGAGTGCTTCATTCAGTTCCTCAGTGAGCCCACCATTACTTTTGGCACAGCCATCGCTGCTTTTTATATGCCTGTCACCATTATGACTATTTTATACTGGAGGATCTATAAGGAAACTGAAAAGCGTACCAAAGAGCTTGCTGGGCTGCAAGCCTCtgggacagaggcagagacagaaaacTTTGTCCACCCCACGGGCAGTTCTCGAAGCTGCAGCAGTTACGAACTTCAACAGCAAAGCATGAAACGCTCCAACAGGAGAAAGTATGGCCGCTGCCACTTCTGGTTCACAACCAAGAGCTGGAAACCCAGCTCCGAGCAGATGGACCAAGACCACAGCAGCAGTGACAGCTGGAACAACAATGATGCTGCTGCCTCCCTGGAGAACTCCGCCTCCTCCGACGAGGAGGACATTGGCTCCGAGACGAGAGCCATCTACTCCATCGTGCTCAAGCTTCCGGGTCACAGCACCATCCTCAACTCCACCAAGTTACCCTCATCGGACAACCTGCAGGTGCCTGAGGAGGAGCTGGGGATGGTGGACTTGGAGAGGAAAGGCAGCAAACTGCAGGCCCAGAAGAGCGTGGACGATGGAGGCAGTTTTCCAAAAAGCTTCTCCAAGCTTCCCATCCAGCTAGAGTCAGCCGTGGACACAGCCAAGACTTCTGACGTCAACTCCTCAGTGGGTAAGACCACGGCCACTCTACCTCTGTCCTTCAAGGAAGCCACTCTGGCCAAGAGGTTTGCTCTGAAGACCAGAAGTCAGATCACTAAGCGGAAAAGGATGTCCCTCGTCAAGGAGAAGAAAGCAGCCCAGACCCTCAGTGCGATCTTGCTTGCCTTCATCATCACTTGGACCCCATACAACATCATGGTTCTGGTGAACACCTTTTGTGACAGCTGCATACCCAAAACCTTTTGGAATCTGGGCTACTGGCTGTGCTACATCAACAGCACCGTGAACCCCGTGTGCTATGCTCTGTGCAACAAAACATTCAGAACCACTTTCAAGATGCTGCTGCTGTGCCAGTGTGACAAAAAAAAGAGGCGCAAGCAGCAGTACCAGCAGAGACAGTCGGTCATTTTTCACAAGCGCGCACCCGAGCAGGCCTTGTAG